The nucleotide window GTATAGGTGGAAATATGGCAAAAATAGGCAAGGTTTTTTCTCCTGACAAGCTTGCGGAAGAGTGCGCGATGTGCTCGCTAAGTCCGCTAATGAATGAGGTAGTAGCTAACCCAAAAATAACCCTTTTAACCTGGACTGAGGTGGAACGCTTAAGCGGAAGTGCCGGCAACTTCACAGTCAGGCTAAGGAAAAAACCGAGATACGTACATGACAACTGTACAGGCTGTGGCCGATGTAGCCGCGTCTGTCCTGTCCTGGTTGAAAACGAGTTTAACTGTGGGTACATAGACAAAAAGGCAATTTCCCTGCGTTTTTCCCAATCCGTTCCGAAGATCTACTGCATAGACCCTGACCACTGTCTGCAGTTCAAGGGTGAGATATGTGGAAAATGTGTAGAAGCCTGTAAATCCGGAGCGATTGACTTCTCACAGAAGGAGGAGATTATTGAGCTTAATGTCGGTGCAGTTATTGTTGCCACAGGGTTTGAGGAGTATGACGTATCCCAAAAACCTCAGTACGGTTATGGAGTTTTCAAAAATGTTATAACCCAGATGGAACTTGCCAGAATGCTCGGAATTAATGGCCCTTCAAAAGGAGCATTGGTCAAGCCTTCGGACTTCAACCTGGACCCTGATGCTGTAAGCTCAACAAGTACCTGCAGTACTGAAAGATCCTCAGAAAGTTCTTCAGAAAATTATTCAGAGAAAGGATCGGGAACTCCTAAAAGGATAATTATGATTCAGTGTGTGGGTTCAAGGGATGAAAAAGAAGGCGGAAATCGCTATTGTTCCAGGTACTGCTGCATGGCAGCCTTAAAGCACTCGAACCTTATAATGAAAAAATACCCGGGTACTGAAATCACGATTTGTTATGTCGATTTGCGGGCGCTTGGCTTTTACGAGAACTACTATCGGGCAGTCCAGGATATGGGAGTTAGATTTGTAAGAGGAAGACCTGCTGAAATCGTCGAGAAGCCGGATAAAAGCCTTCTTGTCAGACTAGAAGATACACTTAACCAGAAAATAACAGAACTGCCTGCTGATCTCGTCATACTCTCTGCAGCCATGGTCCCTTCAAAGGGAACCCGAAAAATTGCCAGTATACTGAATATTAGCCAGGATGAAAGCGGCTTTATTAAAGAAAGACATTCAAAACTGAGGCCCGTAGACAGCTCACTGGATGGGATCTTTGTCTGCGGCACTGCCCAGAGCCCTAAGGATGTTACGGATACCATTTCCCAGGCAGGACTTGCATCTATAAGAGGAAGTGCCTTTATTGCTGACAGCCCAAAAGCCCTGGTAAACGAAATTCCGACTATCAATCAGCTTTTTTGTAATCAATGTAATGAATGCCTCAAGTGTCCGTTCGAGGCTTTTTCCCTAAATGATAGTGGAAAGGTCATCGTAGACCCGCTTGTATGTACTGGGTGCGGATACTGTACTGAACTCTGTCAGAAAGGAGCTATTCAGATTTCAGGCTTTACAAAAAGCCAGCTAAAAGCCGAAGTTGAAGGAGTAGTCAAAGAAGGAGACCTGCTGGGTTTTGTAAACAGCGGTATCGCGTCCATAACCTGCGATAATATAGGAAATAGTGCACTGACTTATCCTTCAAATGTCAAGCTAGTCAAAGTGCCCACAAACCTCGTCGTTGATAAAGACCTGTTACTTCACGCCTTCAAACGTGGAGCATCGGCTGTCCTATTTATAGAGGATCCTCCTGACAGCCCGAAAGCCGAGGTAATATATCCTTTAACTATCAGCCATTTTGAAAAGTTGAAAAAAGAACTTGGAGATTCAGGAGACAGACTTTATTTCAAAAAAGCTTATGTTCCAAACACAAGAGGGCTTGCAGGCACTTTTACCAGTCTTGCCCGGGAAGGAGAGATGATATAATGATTCCATATGTAAATGAATATGATACCCCGGAATGTAAAACCCTTGCAGAAACTGCAAAGAAAAGCATCCGGACACCTGCCTCTCTGGGGCTTGACCGCTGCATCCAGTGTGGAGCCTGCACGGCTTCCTGCCCTGCAGCCCGCTTTACAGATTACAGCCCGCGCCAGATTGTGAAAAAAGTACTGGAAAATGACCGCAGTGTGCTTGAGTCCGAAATGATCTGGTCCTGTTTCTACTGTTATTCCTGCAATCTGCGTTGTCCCAGGAATAATAGCCCTGTAACAATTGTGCAGGTTCTCAGGCAGATGGCCGTCAACGAGGGCATAGGAGTTGAAAAGCTTGCCTATTTCCTTGAAATAGGAGAGTACCTTGCAGAGAACGGAGCCAGCAAGGTACCGGGTGCAGGAGTTAAGAATATGGAAAGAGACCTTGGAGAACGCTGGATAGGTTTTAAGAAGAACCTTGAGTCAATTCGTAATGAACTGGGGCTCAGTTCAAAGGATATCAGGAACACACATGGGGAAGTTCAGGCTATTCTTGAAGCCACAGGCTATTTTAACAGAGAAAAATGGCTCAAAGCAAAAATACAGGAAAAACTTTTGCATCAGCTCCTGGAGAACCAGTGCATCAAGAGAGAAAATAGAAGCGGAGATTTCGGCTTTGAAAGCGATAGAAGATATTCCGGACAGCCAGCTTTTATTATTTAAGAGCTGCATGGTCGGGCAGGAGTACCCAGGAGTGGAAACCTCCACTTGTTATGTCTTTGACAGGCTTGGGATAGACTATTGTATAAACGATGAGCAGTCCTGCTGCACAGGAATAGGCCATTATACCGACGTCTTTGAAGGACTGACAACAGCAGCTATTGCAGCCCGGAACTTCGCAGTCGCAAAAAGGTGCGGTTACCCCAACATAACCTGCCTCTGTTCAACCTGTTATGCCGTAAATAAAGAAGCCTGTGAAACCCTGAACACCAATACCGAAGTTCGGGAAAAAATTAACTCTATCTTCCAGGAAAAGGGCCTTGAAAATCTTTTTTACAAGAAAGACGATATGAATCCGAGGAAAAACTTCTACCATGCAGTAGAGATTCTTTTAAGTAAGGTCGATAAAATCCAGGAGCAGAAAGAATTCGACTTTTCAGGAATCAAAACCGCATCTCATCATGCCTGCCATTACTATAAAGTTAAGTATCTCGATGTCCTCGGAAACCCTGAAAACCCTCAGTTGATAGATAACATAGCCGCAGCCTGCGGAGCCGAGCCTGTACGCTGGTACGAAGATCGGACTCTCACTTGCGGGATGGGCTTTTCCCAGCTCCACCTTAACAAAGACACCTCGCTTCAGGTAACAAAGACCAAACTTGACAGCCTTCAAAGAGCAGGCGTAGAGCTTATGCTTCATATGTGCCCGAATTGCCAGATCCAGTATGACCGCTACCAACCGGTTATCGAAAGAGAGTTTGGCGTAAAATATGATATGGTGCACATGAATATAGCCCAGTTCGTAGCTCTTTCAATGGGTGCAGATCCATACAAGGTGTGCGGCTTCCAGACTCACTCCGTGCCTCTTGAAGAGTTTCTGGAAAAGAACGGCATAATCTAAAACATGAGTTTATCCCATTTTAAGATTTTAGCCGGTAATTTTTTTCTTTTGATCTTTTATTCCGATTTTTTTAATTTTTTATTTTGATTCACATTACTTCTGAATACTCAGATCGATTCCTCCCAGCCCTGTCCCATATCAACGAGAGGTCTCAGCTCAATAATCTCGAAGGTAACCGTTGCCTTCATCATCTCCGCAGCCTCCTCCCCGGCCATTTTTGCGATCTGGCTTTTAATCGTATCAAGCATTTCCCCCGACGTTGCAGATTCCTTCATCTTCAGGTAAACTCTGATCCCTTTCCATTCCGTATCTTGTTCCATTATCAGGTATATCGCGTAAGGGTTTTCCTGAAGGTTTGAAAACGTACGGTTCTTACCTGTTGCAATTACAACGGTCTTTTCATCGATCATATTCGGTGAGCCGAAAATAGCTGAGTCTACCTTTCCATCTTTACTCGCTGTGCTTAGAACTCCAATTCTCGGTTGCTTGTTAAAGTAGTCCATCAGTTTTGACGTCATATCTAAACCTCCTCTAATAGCCTGTTTTAGCGCTCTCTCCTTTAAGAGTTGAGTTTGCGAAGCTGCTTTCACAAAACACTGTCATGAAAGAAACCATAACTAATTGGCAGATTGTAATAATAATAGTCTTAAATATGTTTAAAACTTTTTACTCTGCCAATATGTATACTATGAAGAACTTTGATAATCTGTTGATGAAAATATGACTAAATTCCATAAAAAGTAAGGTAAAAATTTTCAATATAAAATAATTAATAAATATATAAGAAAAGAATATATTTCTTTTCTTATTAATTGTAGTTTCAGTTGTTAAAGTAAATTTTATAGGAGTAAAGAATGAAAGATATTGAATACAAGACAGGTCCTCCTACCTGGCATGAGCATTTTCAACTGTTTTCAAGCACGGGATGGATGCCAGTTCTTAAGGTTTCCGAAGATGATTTGAAAAAGGTCTTTGATAATACCTGGTACTGGATAACAGCATACAAAGACCAGAAGATTATTGGTGCAGGACGTTTGATTTCGGACGGAGCCATGTATGCTCTGATCTGCGATATAATTGTAATACCGGATCATCAAAATAAAGGGATAGGAAGCACGATCTTAAAACAACTGGTTAACAAGTGCCAGGAGACCGATATTAAAAGGGTCTGGTTATTTGCAGCTCCCGGAAAAGCCAAATTTTACGAAAAGTACGGTTTTTCAATTCGTCCAAACGAGGCACCTGGAATGCAACTTATAGAATTTGAATTCCAGCAGTGAAATTATGTTATTTTATCATCAACCTGGAACTATAATTGTGCTACTTTTTCGGACAAAAAGTAGCTTGCAGGTTTCAGAGCGTACTATTCTCAAGTCTTTAGTCTATTGAAACTTGCACGAACTTGTTAATTTTGAAGTTAGGAATGAGAGACATGGCAGAACAAGTAGAAATTTTTCGGGCCAGCCTTGAAGATGCGATTGAAATCTTAACCCTCCAGAAACTGGCATACAAGAGTGAAGCTCAGATCTACGATGACTGGTCCATTCCCCCTCTGCTTCAAACTGTCGAAGAGATAAGAAATGAGTTCAGTACCAGTGTGTTCCTCAAAGCCATCAGCGAGCACTCGATCGTAGGATCTGTACGATCTCGCGTAATAGAAAATACTTGCCATATAGGCAGGCTGATTGTGCACCCTGAATGGCAGAATCTGGGGATAGGCACTCGTTTGATGACAGAGGTTGAGCTTATGCATCGGGATGTAGCTCGATTTGAGCTCTTCACCGGATCGAATAGCATCAGAAATATTCACCTCTATCATAAACTGGGGTATAAGGAGTTCAGGCGGGAACTGCTGGGCAGCAAAGTTGAACTTGTATATTTGGAAAAGATAGTGATTGGAAAAAAGAAAAATATTGGATATAAAAATTATTGATTTTTAATAGACATTATAGCCGTAACATTGGCCTGATAACTCTATTTACAGTCGGATGTAACACCATAACTTTGATTTTGATTTCCTGTTTTGAGTTTCATGACTTTGGAAACTCAGATTGTTTTTTCCCAGCCATTCATAAGCTCCTTTATACTCACTTTGTTGATAATAATAGTTATATATTTCATTTTTCATGGAATAAATGTTACTTAGATAAATTTATTATTTTTAGAGATGACGTAAGGAAACGAAGGAATTTTAGTCAGTAGCTATTTGTGTAGTCTTTACAAAGCTACTGAAATAACAGTTACAGTGATATTATAGAAAAAACTAAATTAAAAACTACTCAAAATCCCGCAGGACAAAGAAGTCGTAGCTTTACTGACAGTAGGAATCTCAGCCGAATCGCCAGCTATCAGCCTCTAAGAAAATCTCTTGAAGAAAATAGTAGCTTACGAAGAACATAAATAAAAGTTTATACTTTTTTGATGTCTTCTAGTTTTTATTGATTTTGAAAAATATGGAATATTGAATTTAAAATAATTTTTAATTTAATGAAAATTATTTCTACTACTTCATTTACTTTAGTATATCAATTATTAACTCTTTCTAAAACAGATCTTAACTAAGTACACTTATCCTTGCATTATAGAAAACTGATAGTGATTGCTTATGGCTAGTTGCGTTTGTCAGAGAAGAAATAATCATATTTTAAAGATCTCTGTAAAAATATTATCTTAATTCAAAGTCAAATGAATGTATTATATTTAAAGAATATTATATATTAATATAGTTACGCAATAGATACTTTTAACGTTAGTGAGTCATCGACAGTAGGCTATAACCACTAGAGATAGGATAGAAATAGGAGCCTGAAGGGGAATATGGAAACAAGCGTTGAAAAACTTCTAGCAAATGACCCAAATCCTGTGCTCAGTGTCGATACGGATGGTACCGTTATATATTCAAATGAAGCTAGTGAGCCCTTACTGAAGGAGTGGGGCACGAAAATCGGAGAAAAACTGCCGTCTTCTATCGGAGACTTAGCGCTAAAAACAATTTCTTGGAATATTCCGGAAACAAAGGAAGTAAGAGTGGGAAAAAGAGTATACCTGATCAATTTTCAACCTTTACCGGAAGAAGAATGCGTAAACATTTATGGATTCGATATAAGTGACCGTGAAGTCCTTAAAGAAAAACTGTGGGAATGTGAGGAAAAGTACCGCAGCATCATAGAAACAGCAAACGAGGGTGTCTGGATTACCGACACTGAAACAGTTACTACTTTTGTGAATCAAACAATGGCAGAAATGCTCGGGTACACAATGGAAGAAATGATAGGGAAATCAGCCCTTGACTTTGTCGATAAAGATGATATGGAAAGTTCGCTTATCAGAATAAAATCCCTACAGGAAGGCATTAAAGAAAAAAGGTACGAAATGAAGTTCTGCTACAAGGATGGCAGTGTTGTCTGGTCGCTTGTTAACTCTATGCCTCTCATTAACGCAGAGGGAAAACATATCGGTAATATGAGCATGCACTCTGATATTACTCAGCGCAAGAAGGCTGAAGAAGAACTTAAAAGAATAAGTGAGATGCTGAAAAAACGGAATCAGGAAACAATAGACGAACGCCAACGTCTTTATAACGTGCTGGATACGTTGCCTGCAATGATAATCCTGCTAACATCTGACTACCATATCGCCTTTGCCAACTGCAGATTCCGTAAAAGATTTGGGGATCCAGGTGGTCGGTACTGCTATGAATATTATTTTGGATTCACCCAGCCATGTGAATTCTGTGAATCACATAAAGTACTTGAAACCGGTCAACCTCATCATTGGAAAGTAAGCGGGCCGGATGGAAGCTATTATGACGCTTATAATTTACCGTTCACTGATATTGACGGTTCTCTCATGATCCTTGAGATGGATATCGATGTCACTGAGCAAAAAAAGGCAGAAGAAAGACTTCAAGAAAGTGAGAACAGATACCGTAACATTGTGGAGACAGCAAACGAAGGCATAAGCATAATTGATGCTGAAGAGAGAATTACTTTCATCAATAAGCAGATTGAAGATATGCTTGGTTACAGTTCAGAAGAACTCGTTGGCAGGCCGATGTGGGACTTTCTCAGTGATGAAAGTAAGGCTATTATCAAACAGGCTTTTAAAAAAGGAAGGGAAAACATCAATGAGAGTCTTGAAGTTAAGTTTATACGCAAAGATGGCTCCCTTCTATGGACGCATACAAATGCCAAATCTATTTTTGACAAGGGTGGTAAGTTTTTAGGAATTTTGAACCTTCATACTGACATAACCAAGCGAAAGGAAGTCGAAGAAGCTCTCCGAAATTTTGAGATCGCTCGTAAGAAGGAGATACACCATAGAATCAAGAATAATCTTCAGGTAATCTCATCACTACTGGACCTTCAAGCTGAAAAATTCAGAAACCGAAAGAATATAAATGAATCGGAAGTCCTGGAAGCTTTCAAGGAAAGTCAGGATCGTGTAATATCAATGGCTCTTATTCATGAAGAATTATATAGAGGTGAAGAGCTCGATAAACTCAACTTTTCGCTGTACATTAAGGAACTCGCTAATGCTCTTTTCTTGACATATAGACTCGGTAATGCTGATGTCAGCTTAAGTATGGATCTGGAAGAAAACATATTACTTGACATGGACACAGCAGTTCCGTTAGGAATAATTGTCAATGAGCTCGTTTCCAACTCTCTTAAATATGCATTCTCCGACCGAGATAAAGGAAAAATCCAAATAAAATTCCATAAAGATGGAGACCAAATAAAATTCCATAAAGATGGAGACCAAATAAAATTCCATAAAGATAAAAATGGAGAACATAAAAACATAATAGAAAAAAGTAAAAGCAAAGACTATAAGAGTACCAGTTTTATATTGACAGTTTCGGATAACGGTGTGGGTATTTCTGAAAACCTTGATATAGAGGAACTTGATAGTCTGGGACTTCAGCTTGTAACTTTCCTTGTCGACCAGTTAGATGGAGAACTTGAACTGAAAAAGAGCAATGGGACCGAGTTCATTATTAGGTTCACTGTAGTAGAAAAGAATAATCATGCATTGACATCAGCGTTACATTTAATTAAATAAAGAGTAGTTTATTTTGCTTTATAGAAACCTATATAAACCAGCTTCAAGAGGCTGAAAAGATTTTTGTATAATTTATATTTGTAATATTAGGATTTTATTCTTTAATATGTCAAATATATATGTCAAATATATTACAGTTATTTCTTTATAGTGAATCCAGGAATCTGAACTTCTTAGACTTCATTACTATTCAATCATCAAACCATTATTACTTGATTATCAAACAGGAGACTTACTTTTGGGAACAATTAGCGAAAAAATTTTCTCCCGAGCAGCGGGAAAAGAGGCAAATGCAAATGATTTTGTCCTGGCAGATGTTGATTATGCAATGGCGCATGACGGCACCTCCGTACTTACAGTTAATGCTTTTAAAGAAATGGAAATGAAAAAGGTCTGGGACCCCTCAAGAATTATAATTCCTTTCGACCATATCGCGCCTGCAAATAACGAGACTTCAGCCATTCTTCAAAAGGAAATCCGGGAATGGGTAAAGGAGCAAGGTATTCCGAACTTTTACGAGCTTGGAGAGGGGATCTGCCATCAGGTACTTCCCGAAAACGGATTTGCCCTGCCTGGAAAACTGGTTGTGGGAGCTGATTCGCATTCCTGTACCTATGGGGCTTTCGGGGCTTTTGCAACAGGCGTAGGTGCTACCGATATGGCTGAAATTTTCGCTACAGGCGAACTCTGGTTTAAGGTGCCTGAAAGTCTCAGGTTTACGGTTGAAGGAAGGCTTGGAAAAGGAGTTTATGCAAAAGACCTGACCCTTTACCTTATCGGAAAGACCGGAATTGACGGTGCAACCTATAAGGCGGTAGAGTTTTACGGGCAGGCTATCTCTGAATTGTCAGTTTCCGGCAGAATGACTCTCTGCAACATGGCAATAGAAATGGGAGCAAAAACCGGAATTGTTCCACCTGACGAAAAAACCTTCGATTTTCTGAAAAACAGAGCGGCTGCTCCATATGAGCCGGTTTATGCCGATCAGGACGCATTTTATGTAAAAGAACCCGTTTACTCTGCTGAGGATATCGAGCCTCAGGTAGCCTGTCCTCATCAGGTTGACAACGTAAAGCCTGTTGGAGAGGTTGAAGGTACCCACGTAGACCAGGTATTCATAGGGACGTGTACAAATGGCAGACTTGAAGACCTTGAGGTCGCAGCATCAATCCTGAAAGGAAAAAAGGTTGCAGTCAGGACAATTGTAATTCCTGCATCCCGAATAACTCTCCTTGCAGCGATTGAGAACGGAACAATGGAAACTCTACTCAAAGCAGGTGTCACACTCGCAACCCCTGGCTGCGGGCCCTGTCTTGGCGCCCACCAGGGAGTAATAAGTGAAGGAGAAGTCTGCATTTCAACCGCAAACCGAAACTTCAAAGGCAGAATGGGAAAAGGTGGTTTTATCTACCTGGCCTCCCCTGCAACCGCGGCAGCCTCAGCATTATCAGGTGAGATTACTGATCCAAGGACAGTATAAACCTGAAAACTGAAGTAGTGTTATCAAAGTGTTATCAAAGTGTTATCAAAGTGTTATCAAAGTGTTATCAAAGTGTTATCAAAGTATTATCAAAGTGTTATAATGTAAGCGTTAAAGCAGAATCGTTCAAAACCTTATTCTTAGCTCTTGAAATTTAAGCAATTCTGCTTATCAAACTATTTTTATTATCAAATTATTTTTATTATCG belongs to Methanosarcina barkeri 3 and includes:
- the hdrC gene encoding ferredoxin:CoB-CoM heterodisulfide reductase subunit HdrC, producing MIPYVNEYDTPECKTLAETAKKSIRTPASLGLDRCIQCGACTASCPAARFTDYSPRQIVKKVLENDRSVLESEMIWSCFYCYSCNLRCPRNNSPVTIVQVLRQMAVNEGIGVEKLAYFLEIGEYLAENGASKVPGAGVKNMERDLGERWIGFKKNLESIRNELGLSSKDIRNTHGEVQAILEATGYFNREKWLKAKIQEKLLHQLLENQCIKRENRSGDFGFESDRRYSGQPAFII
- a CDS encoding PAS domain S-box protein — translated: METSVEKLLANDPNPVLSVDTDGTVIYSNEASEPLLKEWGTKIGEKLPSSIGDLALKTISWNIPETKEVRVGKRVYLINFQPLPEEECVNIYGFDISDREVLKEKLWECEEKYRSIIETANEGVWITDTETVTTFVNQTMAEMLGYTMEEMIGKSALDFVDKDDMESSLIRIKSLQEGIKEKRYEMKFCYKDGSVVWSLVNSMPLINAEGKHIGNMSMHSDITQRKKAEEELKRISEMLKKRNQETIDERQRLYNVLDTLPAMIILLTSDYHIAFANCRFRKRFGDPGGRYCYEYYFGFTQPCEFCESHKVLETGQPHHWKVSGPDGSYYDAYNLPFTDIDGSLMILEMDIDVTEQKKAEERLQESENRYRNIVETANEGISIIDAEERITFINKQIEDMLGYSSEELVGRPMWDFLSDESKAIIKQAFKKGRENINESLEVKFIRKDGSLLWTHTNAKSIFDKGGKFLGILNLHTDITKRKEVEEALRNFEIARKKEIHHRIKNNLQVISSLLDLQAEKFRNRKNINESEVLEAFKESQDRVISMALIHEELYRGEELDKLNFSLYIKELANALFLTYRLGNADVSLSMDLEENILLDMDTAVPLGIIVNELVSNSLKYAFSDRDKGKIQIKFHKDGDQIKFHKDGDQIKFHKDKNGEHKNIIEKSKSKDYKSTSFILTVSDNGVGISENLDIEELDSLGLQLVTFLVDQLDGELELKKSNGTEFIIRFTVVEKNNHALTSALHLIK
- a CDS encoding pyridoxamine 5'-phosphate oxidase family protein translates to MTSKLMDYFNKQPRIGVLSTASKDGKVDSAIFGSPNMIDEKTVVIATGKNRTFSNLQENPYAIYLIMEQDTEWKGIRVYLKMKESATSGEMLDTIKSQIAKMAGEEAAEMMKATVTFEIIELRPLVDMGQGWEESI
- a CDS encoding GNAT family N-acetyltransferase, which gives rise to MAEQVEIFRASLEDAIEILTLQKLAYKSEAQIYDDWSIPPLLQTVEEIRNEFSTSVFLKAISEHSIVGSVRSRVIENTCHIGRLIVHPEWQNLGIGTRLMTEVELMHRDVARFELFTGSNSIRNIHLYHKLGYKEFRRELLGSKVELVYLEKIVIGKKKNIGYKNY
- the hdrA gene encoding ferredoxin:CoB-CoM heterodisulfide reductase subunit HdrA, which codes for MNAALDKPAVFICHCSGNISERIDINSLKKTLKAEGIPVFDYEYLCSREGQTLIKNKILEGNLDRIVIGSCTPSKHGTLFKKCIQEAGLNRAMLEIANLREHCAWVHPDKAGATEKALSLIRGKLNRLENHKPLEEIKVNIVPQALVIGGGIAGITAAVNLADNGISTYLVEKESSIGGNMAKIGKVFSPDKLAEECAMCSLSPLMNEVVANPKITLLTWTEVERLSGSAGNFTVRLRKKPRYVHDNCTGCGRCSRVCPVLVENEFNCGYIDKKAISLRFSQSVPKIYCIDPDHCLQFKGEICGKCVEACKSGAIDFSQKEEIIELNVGAVIVATGFEEYDVSQKPQYGYGVFKNVITQMELARMLGINGPSKGALVKPSDFNLDPDAVSSTSTCSTERSSESSSENYSEKGSGTPKRIIMIQCVGSRDEKEGGNRYCSRYCCMAALKHSNLIMKKYPGTEITICYVDLRALGFYENYYRAVQDMGVRFVRGRPAEIVEKPDKSLLVRLEDTLNQKITELPADLVILSAAMVPSKGTRKIASILNISQDESGFIKERHSKLRPVDSSLDGIFVCGTAQSPKDVTDTISQAGLASIRGSAFIADSPKALVNEIPTINQLFCNQCNECLKCPFEAFSLNDSGKVIVDPLVCTGCGYCTELCQKGAIQISGFTKSQLKAEVEGVVKEGDLLGFVNSGIASITCDNIGNSALTYPSNVKLVKVPTNLVVDKDLLLHAFKRGASAVLFIEDPPDSPKAEVIYPLTISHFEKLKKELGDSGDRLYFKKAYVPNTRGLAGTFTSLAREGEMI
- the hdrB gene encoding ferredoxin:CoB-CoM heterodisulfide reductase subunit HdrB translates to MKAIEDIPDSQLLLFKSCMVGQEYPGVETSTCYVFDRLGIDYCINDEQSCCTGIGHYTDVFEGLTTAAIAARNFAVAKRCGYPNITCLCSTCYAVNKEACETLNTNTEVREKINSIFQEKGLENLFYKKDDMNPRKNFYHAVEILLSKVDKIQEQKEFDFSGIKTASHHACHYYKVKYLDVLGNPENPQLIDNIAAACGAEPVRWYEDRTLTCGMGFSQLHLNKDTSLQVTKTKLDSLQRAGVELMLHMCPNCQIQYDRYQPVIEREFGVKYDMVHMNIAQFVALSMGADPYKVCGFQTHSVPLEEFLEKNGII
- a CDS encoding GNAT family N-acetyltransferase → MKDIEYKTGPPTWHEHFQLFSSTGWMPVLKVSEDDLKKVFDNTWYWITAYKDQKIIGAGRLISDGAMYALICDIIVIPDHQNKGIGSTILKQLVNKCQETDIKRVWLFAAPGKAKFYEKYGFSIRPNEAPGMQLIEFEFQQ
- the hacA gene encoding homoaconitase large subunit, with translation MSEKIFSRAAGKEANANDFVLADVDYAMAHDGTSVLTVNAFKEMEMKKVWDPSRIIIPFDHIAPANNETSAILQKEIREWVKEQGIPNFYELGEGICHQVLPENGFALPGKLVVGADSHSCTYGAFGAFATGVGATDMAEIFATGELWFKVPESLRFTVEGRLGKGVYAKDLTLYLIGKTGIDGATYKAVEFYGQAISELSVSGRMTLCNMAIEMGAKTGIVPPDEKTFDFLKNRAAAPYEPVYADQDAFYVKEPVYSAEDIEPQVACPHQVDNVKPVGEVEGTHVDQVFIGTCTNGRLEDLEVAASILKGKKVAVRTIVIPASRITLLAAIENGTMETLLKAGVTLATPGCGPCLGAHQGVISEGEVCISTANRNFKGRMGKGGFIYLASPATAAASALSGEITDPRTV